The following coding sequences lie in one Lolium perenne isolate Kyuss_39 chromosome 2, Kyuss_2.0, whole genome shotgun sequence genomic window:
- the LOC139836186 gene encoding auxin-responsive protein IAA1-like — translation MSVETERSSTESSAASGLDFEDTALTLRLPGSDPDRKRASTSDPDCPSPTAADSPPSPKAQVVTWRRWRALADAHWEVRRTRGHRRRARRQGRQARPRRLLLHPIRECSCFLLLA, via the exons ATGTCGGTGGAGACGGAGCGGAGCTCCACGGAGTCCTCCGCCGCCTCGGGGCTCGACTTCGAGGACACCGCGCTCACCCTGCGCCTCCCGGGCTCCGACCCCGACCGCAAGCGCGCATCCACATCCGACCCCGACTGCCCCTCCCCCACCGCCGCCGACTCGCCGCCTTCACCCAA GGCGCAGGTGGTGACCTGGCGCCGGTGGCGCGCTCTCGCAGATGCTCACTGGGAGGTGCGGCGGACGCGGGGTCACCGCCGTCGTGCCCGTCGGCAGGGACGGCAGGCCCGACCGCGGCGTCTTCTTCTCCATCCTATACGTGAGTGCTCATGCTTCTTGCTTCTAGCTTGA
- the LOC127337013 gene encoding uncharacterized protein, whose product MDQIKKMRDDVHLDEGLVEEILVRLPAKSVLCYRAVCKEWLRITKCPAFLAEHARRRPLEVLLYTRTTAAVADGVGRQVLALDAVAVSGGPRRPVARHPLMAEPRTYRSIQYCPLLASCDGLLLLGVGGVEPEQYLICNPTTRQWSDLPRPSGYAGLEEHRESGFYFHEPSGEYRLLYYVSKRHGTTAYYCVLSVGANVPRRLAVQATPIEHTVAVASHGGHEFGSLHNLMTPAVLHGHLHWLQHMEAGLSGQMVAFDTVAETFRRMPPPPVTQKKNSNLLAADGSLMACEPGHLFIDLWALDGYAGAAATGKERWERRHRIEVPWKAYTLVLTAGDDEGHVVVGTKLGVLAYNVRSGAVRLLTGVDASGGPQAVDPSRHVLRESLVRHDFFERRPHPGLPFFSFCT is encoded by the coding sequence ATGGATCAAATCAAGAAGATGCGCGACGATGTTCATCTCGACGAGGGTCTCGTCGAGGAGATCCTCGTCCGCCTGCCGGCCAAATCCGTCCTCTGCTACCGCGCCGTCTGCAAGGAGTGGCTCCGCATCACCAAATGCCCGGCCTTCCTCGCCGAGCACGCGCGCCGCCGGCCGCTCGAGGTGCTCCTGTACACCCGAACGACCGCCGCCGTAGCAGACGGCGTCGGCCGGCAGGTGCTGGCCCTGGATGCCGTCGCCGTCtccggtgggccgcgccgccctgtcgcgCGCCACCCCTTGATGGCCGAACCCCGGACCTACAGAAGTATACAGTACTGCCCCCTGCTGGCCTCGTGCGACGGCCTCCTCCTGCTCGGCGTCGGCGGCGTCGAGCCTGAGCAGTACCTCATCTGCAACCCTACGACGCGCCAGTGGAGCGACCTCCCGCGGCCGAGCGGCTACGCTGGACTGGAGGAGCACAGGGAGTCCGGCTTCTACTTCCACGAGCCCTCCGGCGAGTACCGGCTCCTCTACTATGTCAGCAAGAGGCATGGTACTACGGCGTACTACTGCGTGCTGTCGGTCGGCGCCAACGTGCCACGGAGGCTGGCCGTGCAAGCCACGCCCATAGAGCACACCGTCGCGGTCGCCTCTCACGGCGGCCATGAATTCGGAAGCTTGCACAACCTGATGACGCCGGCTGTTCTTCACGGCCACTTGCACTGGCTGCAGCACATGGAGGCCGGGCTCTCCGGCCAGATGGTGGCCTTCGACACCGTGGCCGAGACGTTCCGGCGGATGCCTCCTCCGCCCGTGACCCAGAAGAAGAACTCCAACCTGCTCGCCGCCGACGGGTCGCTCATGGCGTGTGAGCCGGGCCATCTCTTCATCGACCTCTGGGCGCTCGATGGCTACGCTGGCGCCGCCGCCACGGGAAAGGAGAGGTGGGAGCGGCGGCACCGCATCGAGGTGCCGTGGAAAGCCTACACACTGGTTCTCACCGCAGGTGACGACGAAGGGCATGTTGTCGTCGGCACGAAACTCGGCGTGCTGGCCTACAACGTGAGGAGCGGTGCGGTCAGACTGCTCACCGGCGTCGACGCTTCAGGAGGCCCCCAAGCTGTAGATCCGTCGCGGCATGTGTTGAGGGAGAGCCTAGTGCGGCACGACTTCTTCGAGAGGCGGCCGCATCCTGGCTTGCCGTTCTTCAGCTTCTGTACATGA
- the LOC139835863 gene encoding uncharacterized protein codes for MDQLKKMRDDFHLDEGLMAEILVRLPAKSVLRYRAVCKEWLRITKCPAFLAEHARRRPLEVLLYTRTTAAVTDGVGRQVLALDAVAVSGGPRRPVARHPLMAEPRTYRSTPSVQKCKTSAVSRQNFVTLRNLWTFPFYPSALALRCRFTRSSHGHRPHTAQPQSLSTRRCQAPTRRALCRRRAVPAHAASLNLRLSLKGWRIPSAQDRIFRRCPKICEQWCPICRCWRLWPRDPANRRRWNSSTLLCVELQSPGGDEVTRWRAAWWCGGSRGRGVTVGPAKLEGLPAAWSAPAVAAVKVNAPKGSPGRASARDGGELPEPQQSASRATSRWMIGARLEYTGRRDRGSIGTGRSRTRRPGSFAMKQGIDRSWATRAWWIGAGPRAPGGEDRFLLGEELEELPGGEDGRGGSIPVGEELPGGEDGRGGSIPVGDDGRIEIGIQNFDRGIDVFLLLFHLVGKRPRRLTFLHGGSIQYCPLLASCDGLLLLGVGGVEPEQYLICNPTTRQWSDLPRPSGYAGQEEHRESGFYFHEPSGEHRVLYYVSERRSTTAYYCVLSAGADVPRRLGVQATPIEHTVAVASHGGHEFGSLHNLMTPAVLHGHLHWLQHMEAGLSGQMVAFDTVAETFRRMPPPPVTQKKNSNLLAADGSLMACEPGHLFIDLWALDGYAGAAATGKERWERRHRIEVPWKAYRLVLAAGDDEGHVVVGMQRGVVAYNVRSGTVRLVAGVGASGGGQAVDPSRHVLRESLVRHGFFERRPHPGLPFFSFCT; via the exons ATGGATCAACTGAAGAAGATGCGCGACGACTTTCATCTCGACGAGGGTCTCATGGCGGAGATCCTCGTCCGCCTGCCGGCCAAGTCCGTCCTCCGCTACCGCGCCGTCTGCAAGGAGTGGCTCCGCATCACCAAATGCCCGGCCTTCCTCGCCGAGCACGCGCGCCGCCGGCCGCTCGAGGTGCTCCTGTACACCCGAACGACCGCCGCCGTAACAGACGGCGTCGGCCGGCAGGTGCTGGCCCTGGATGCCGTCGCCGTCTCCGGTGGGCCGCGCCGTCCTGTCGCGCGCCACCCCTTGATGGCCGAACCCCGGACCTACAgaagtactccctccgtgcaGAAATGTAAGACGTCGGCGGTTTCACGGCAAAATTTCGTTACGCTACGTAATCTTTGGACTTTCCCATTTTACCCCTCCGCACTCGCACTGCGCTGTCGCTTCACTCGCTCCTCCCATGGCCACCGACCGCACACAGCGCAGCCGCAGTCGCTCTCCACACGCCGCTGCCAGGCACCCACACGGCGCGCTCTATGCCGCCGCCGTGCCGTCCCCGCCCACGCCGCCTCGCTCAATCTCCGCCTCTCCCTAAAGGGCTGGAGGATTCCGTCCGCTCAAGATCGTATTTTTCGTCGGTGCCCCAAGATCTGTGAGCAGTGGTGCCCGATCTGTCGATGCTGGAGGCTGTGGCCACGAGATCCGGCCAACCGCCGGCGCTGGAACTCCTCCACACTTCTCTGCGTCGAGCTACAAAGCCCAGGAGGTGACGAGGTGACGAGGTGGAGGGCGGCATGGTGGTGTGGAGGTAGCCGGGGCCGGGGGGTCACGGTCGGCCCCGCCAAGCTCGAGGGCCTGCCGGCCGCCTGGtccgcgcccgccgtcgccgccgtcaagGTCAA CGCCCCCAAGGGAAGCCCCGGACGAGCTTCGGCTAGGGACGGCGGCGAGCTTCCGGAACCGCAACAATCGGCGAGCCGGGCGACGAGCCGATGGATGATTGGAGCTAGACTGGAGTACACTGGGCGACGAGATAGGGGATCGATCGGTACCGGTCGGAGCCGGACGCGAAGGCCTGGATCGTTTGCGATGaaacaggggatcgatcggaGCTGGGCCACGCGCGCTTGGTGGATCGGAGCTGGGCCACGCGCGCCTGGTGGAGAGGATCGATTCCTCCTGGGGGAGGAGCTGGAGGAGCTGCCTGGGGGAGAAGATGGCCGGGGAGGATCGATTCCGGTGGGGGAGGAGCTGCCTGGAGGAGAAGATGGCCGGGGAGGATCGATTCCGGTGGGAGACGACGGGAGAATCGAGATCGGGATTCAAAATTTTGATAGGGGTATCGATGTCTTTTTGCTACTTTTTCACCTGGTCGGAAAACGTCCCCGACGTCTTACATTTCTGCACGGAGGGAGTATACAGTACTGCCCTCTGCTGGCCTCGTGCGACGGCCTCCTCCTGCTCGGCGTCGGCGGCGTGGAGCCTGAGCAGTACCTCATCTGCAACCCTACGACGCGTCAGTGGAGCGACCTCCCGCGGCCGAGCGGCTACGCTGGACAGGAGGAGCACAGGGAGTCCGGCTTCTACTTCCACGAGCCCTCCGGCGAGCACCGGGTCCTGTACTATGTCAGCGAGAGGCGTAGTACTACGGCGTACTACTGCGTGCTGTCGGCCGGCGCCGACGTGCCACGGAGGCTGGGCGTGCAAGCCACGCCCATAGAGCACACCGTCGCGGTCGCCTCTCACGGCGGCCATGAATTCGGAAGCTTGCACAACCTGATGACGCCGGCTGTTCTTCACGGGCACTTGCACTGGCTGCAGCACATGGAGGCCGGGCTCTCTGGCCAGATGGTGGCCTTCGACACCGTGGCCGAGACGTTCCGGCGGATGCCTCCTCCGCCCGTGACCCAGAAGAAGAACTCCAACCTGCTCGCCGCTGATGGGTCGCTCATGGCGTGTGAGCCGGGCCATCTCTTCATCGACCTCTGGGCGCTCGACGGCTACGCTGGCGCCGCCGCCACGGGAAAGGAGAGGTGGGAACGGCGGCACCGCATCGAGGTGCCATGGAAAGCCTACAGACTGGTGCTCGCGGCAGGTGACGACGAAGGACATGTTGTCGTCGGCATGCAACGCGGCGTGGTGGCCTACAACGTGAGGAGCGGCACGGTCAGACTGGTCGCCGGCGTCGGCGCTTCAGGAGGCGGCCAAGCTGTAGATCCGTCGCGGCATGTGTTGAGGGAGAGCCTGGTGCGGCACGGCTTCTTCGAGAGGCGGCCGCATCCTGGCTTGCCGTTCTTCAGTTTCTGCACATGA